DNA from Coffea arabica cultivar ET-39 chromosome 10c, Coffea Arabica ET-39 HiFi, whole genome shotgun sequence:
TAAGCATCGTTGTGCAAGTTTAGCAACTGCTGTGATCTCCTGTTCATTCCCTTGATTTATGAGCTCAGGATCAAGAATATTTCTGAGAGAATCCTGTTCCATGGATATCAGGAACCTTGTTGCCAAACTCAAGTTAGAATCTTCATCTGTTGCTGCTGAGGATATTGGCTTTTGTCTTGTCAAAAGCTCAGCAAGGACCACCCCAGCTGTAAACATCACTTTTCTCTGTAAATTGGCTTGACTGGAAATATTCTGGATCCAAATAGCCAAAAGTCCCTTTAACTACAGTAGTTAAGTGAGTTTTGTCAATTGTCACAGACCTTGAAGTTCCAAAGTCTGATACTTTTGCTAtgtatttttcatccaaaagtATATTGCTGGATTTGATATCTCTGTGGAAGATTGGAATTGAACTGCTGAGTGTAGATACGCCAATGCTCCTGCTACCTCGATGGCTATTCTTAGTCTCAAATTCCAAGTCAAGGGAAGCTCCTCATTATTTCCATTATGTATGAGGGTAAAGAGGGTTCCATTAGGGATAAATTCATAAACTAGTAGTGGGACTTCAGTCTCCAGACAACAACCTAGAAGCTTTACCACATTCTTATGATTGATTTGTGAAAGCAAGACAACCTCGTTGATGAATTGCCCCAATTGGTTTTCATCAACCTTTTTTGACTTCTTGATTGCTACGATTCTGCCATCCGTTAGCATCCCTTTGTAAACTGTACCTTGACCTCCTTGACCTAGTATGCGATTTTCATTGAATCCATCACTGGCCTTGTTCAATTCTTTAGCAGAGAATAGCATTGTTTTCTCAACCCCACCTTCATCAGCAGATAACTGGTGTTGCAACAAAAGACCTCCATTTCGTTTAAAAAATTTCTCTTGGCGCTTTTTGTTGCGTCTCTTTTTCACTACTTTGTACAAGGTATAAGTAGCTATCATGAGAAATAGTACGCCAACACCCGCAAAAGTACCTGTACAAATCCGATATTGCAATGATTGCAAATTTTTAGAGTCGAGACTGTTGTTGTACAAGCACGGTGCATATTACAGTTAACACACACTGAAAGATTGGTTTCAAACGAGTTGCCAGTTGAAGTTCTTGTGGGTGGTGGCTTTGGCCGGGAGATTTTTGGGCTGAGAAAGAGGAAAAGGTTTACTTGTCTAAGTTTTCTACGTATTAATGTGCCTTTCCTATGTGTGGCTGTAGTTCTTTATGTCCTTGGTGGGGGTGTCAAAGTTGAAGCGGAAGAGAGCAGTAAGGCAATTACCAAATGCAAGAGCATCGGTAAAATCAACCGATTGAAGCCCATTAGAATGGTTTTTCAAAGAAGCAAGTTTCCCTTTACGGAAGAGAAAGTTGCAATTGTTAATTGTGCACTACAAAGGACTTCGAACTGCCTATAGGGTCGTTTTATAGGCATTCGAAGTAAAGGGAAGGAAAtcagtaaaaaaaatttctctctACTTGAGAGCTTTCTCTCTCTAGCTGAGACCTTTTTCTCCTCTGGGTGGGAGAGtgaaatttcaaattccaaaaCCCCCGCTCAAACGCTACCAGCACCTATTCACTCGATCAGATATCTGTTAAGCTCAACATACTTCTGATTCCCAATTATAGTTGCCAAAATTCTGTAACCAGACAACAACCTTTGAAGTGCGGAAGTTGAGGAATCTAGAAAAACCAAAAAGATACTTTAAAACTTTGAGGATGCAATAGACTTGAAGGGTTGATAGAAAGGCCAACCATAAAGGAGGAAGCAAAAAGGTGGTCGGCCACACCAAGACAGCAAATGTTTGTTTCAAATCTAGGCCACCCATAATCAAGGTACAACAGTCTTGTTCTGCTCTACTGTGCCTGCTTCATGCATATTCACATGCACGATTAGAGTTGCATTTGCCTATCTGAAAGTGTTTTTACATTTAGAAGAGTGTAGTCTGTATTTCCTTTTCCTACTAGTTTGTCAAATTCTATCATTTGCATTGATATAGTTAGAGGAATCCCTCTTAGATCTCCTAAGCTCCATGGCGGATGAACTGGAGgaggttttgaaaaaatttgctcTGTCCAACTTAGAACAGGATGGAGCATGGTTGGAGCTGGATGATGTAGATCTAGGAGTTTCCGAATGTATGACTAGTCTCATTGGGAAGATAAGAGGAGAAAAAGTGGCAAATTTTACGGGAGTTAAGAATTTTGTCACTGTAGCTTGGGGATATCCTAAGGATCTCACTATAACTGAATTGGGGCCTAATCTATTCCAGTTTTTCATACCTGACCAGGAGAACAGGTTAAGAATACTTAATGGAGGGCCTTGGCTGATTGATAGTCAAATATTAGTGTTAAACAGATGGGAGAAAGGAATTGAGGAAAACCCTGAGGCCTTTAAATTCGCACCAATATGGGTACAAGCTTGGAACTTGCCAATCCACTGGATTTCTAAGGAAGTTGGGAGGAAAATAGGCAAGGTGTTTAAGGAAGTCAAGGAAGTGTTAATACCTCACTCTGGAGGTAAGGAAGGAAAACATCTTAAGATGCTAGTGACTGCTGATATGACTCAGCCGTTGCTCAGAGGAGTTGCAGTTAAGATGAATGGAGTAACAAAATGGATTAGTTTCAGATATGAAAGGGTACCAGATTTCTGTTACAACTGCGGAATAATTGGCCACAGTGAAAGGAAATGCAAAAATGTGGTGGCTATAAGAAAAGGGCAACAGGAAAATCAATTTGGTCCCTGGCTGAGAGCCCAAGTTGGGAAAGGCTCCCCTCAGAAGGATAGTACATCCAATACGTACATCCCAGAGAAACAGGTGTGGGGATTTCAAAATGGAGAATGGATAAAGAAAAGAGGTGGAAAAGCTGTAGTAAATGATGTAACAATTCCCAGGACTGATAAGGAGAAAGAAGTGACAGAAACTATAAGCACAGATATAGTGGTGCAAGGCAGGGGGGAGGGTCTAGGGAGAGAGATCAGAGACCAGGGATGGAGGATGAGAAATCACAGGATGTATTGGAAACTGGGAAAGTAAAGAAGATGGAGGAGGTGAGAAAAGAGGAAGGAAGTCTTTCTGTTCATGTGGAGAGTGGAAGGGGGGAAGAGATAGTACCAATGGAGACACTAGCACAGACGGGAGAGTTGGGGAACAGGAATAAAGGACACCAGATGGTTGAAGGATTAAGTCAGGAAATAGATATGCAGGTTGATGGGGAGGAACCTGATCAATTGAAAGGAGGTGGTACTAAGAGAGGAAGAAGAGTGAAACTGCTGAATAAGACAAACACTGGAGGAAGACATCCTCTGAAAGAGATCCAAAATTTGGGAACTGGAACTGGACTGAACATCAAGAGAAAGTTTTACATTGTTGATGAGGAAATGGAGGAATTGGACGCACCTGATCAGGCTTATAAAAAGAATAGAATAAAAGGAGAGGAGGAAAACAGCAGCAGGAGCAGATGGGAGGAAGAGGCCAGCCCAACATGGTCTCTCAATCAACCATGAGAGCTCTGGTGTGGAACTGCCAAGGTGctgggagccccttgacagttccccatTTGAAGGAGGAAAACAGACTCCTCTCCCCAAATTTAATTTTCCTGAGCGAaacaaaaaataggaaaaattacatggaaaaagtcaaaaaaattttgaagtttgagAACAACTTTATAGTTGAAGCCATGAACAAAGTGGGAGGTATGGCACTTTTTTGGAACAATGAAGTGAAGATCTCTGAAGTACTAGGAACAGCTTTCACAATTGAGGCAAAAGTGGAAGatgaggagaagaagaaaaactggtGGTTCATTGGAATATATGCCAGCTGTGATAGTCTTATAAGAAGGGGGCAGTGGGAAGTAATTAACAGAAGAAAAACAGGGTGGGGGAAAAAATGGATTATCATGGGTGATTTCAATGATATTATCTCCAACGATGAAAAATGGGTGGTAGGATGAGGGATAATAGAAGTTTCCAAGATTTTAGGAATTTCATTAATAATAACCAGTTGATAGATGTGGGCTATGAAGGGAAGCCATGGACGTGGAGTAACAACTGGTATGGGATTGGGGAAGTAAAAGAAAGATTAGATAGGGGATTATGCAATGTAGAATGGTCACAATGTTTTGATGAAGCCTATTGCACACACATTGAATCTCATGCTTCAGACCATAGTATGCTGGTGCTGGAAAcccagagagaaaaaaagagaaggaaaaaaaggttCCAGTTTGATAAGAGATGGCTGCAGaaagaagaaatagaaggaGTGATCCAGAAGGCATGGAGTATCCCCTGTAAAGGAacaagatggtttaaggtgaaGGAGAAAATAAAAAGCTGCAGGGTGGAGTTATTGAAATGGAGTAGCTGCAAGAAAGGGAACTCGTTTGAAAAGATTAAATGGTGCAAAAAACAGATTGAAGACATTAAGGCATCGACATCAGATGATAAAAGACAGCAAGTACAGGAAATGAAAAAACAGCTAAAAGTGGCTTATAATGAGGAAGAAGCTTTTTGGAACCAGAAATCTAGAATAAGCTGGCTGAAGGAAGGGGATAAAAATACTCAATTCTTCCATGCAACAGTGAAGGGGAGGAGGAAAAGGAATAGATTGCACAAGTTAAGAAAGGCGTGTGGTGATTGGACAGCAAATGAGGATGAGCTGGGTAGAGAAGTTGCTAAATACTATGGTGAATTGTTCAAGTCCACGGCAGCTGGGGAGCTTGATGAGATCTTAGAAGGGATTCCTATCACTATAACTGAACAAATGAACAAGGAACTGACTAAAAAAGTGGATGAAAATGAGATAAAGAATGCATTCTTCTCTATGGATCCTAATAAGGCTCCTGGTAGTGATGGCATGTCCCCcctctttttccaaaaattctggAGTCTTATCAAAAAGGATCTAGTAAATGCAATCCAAGGTTTCTTCCATGATGGTGTCATTCTAAAGGCCATAAACCATACTGTTATCTCTCTGATCCCAAAAGTTGAATGCCCCACAGAGATTAACCAGTATAGGCCTATTAGTCTTTGCCAAGTGGTTTACAAAGCACTAGCTAAAATCCTTGTTAACAGACTCAAGCCTTATCTCAGTAGATGCATTAGTAAAAGTCAGTCTGCATTTGTACCAGGTAGGCAAATCCTAGACAACGTCATCTTGTCCCATGAATTGAtgcattttctcaaaaataaaaggCATGGTAGAATGGGATATATGGCTGTGAAACTAGATATGTCTAAGGCCTATGACAGGGTAGAATGGAGATTTTTGAAGGCAATAATGGAGAAAATGCGATTCTGCTCTACTTGGATAAATTGGATCATATCATGTATCAGCTCAGTTACCTATTCCTTCAACATTAATGGCGAACACAAGGAGCTTATTACACCTTCAAGAGGTATCAGGCAAGGAGATCCTCTATCTCCTTACTTATTTTTGTTATGCTCAGAAGGACTATCAAGCTTATTACAGAAAGCAAAGATGGGGAAGGAGTTAACAGGAGTTAAAATCAGCAGGGGGGCGCCAGTCATCACTCATCTATTCTTTGCTGATGACTCCTTGGTGTTCTGCAAAGCTAGTAAACAAGAAGCTGAGAAACTGATCATGATACTTAAAGAGTATGAAGAGGCAACTGGGCAGCTTATTAACTTGGAAAAGTCATCAGTGTTCTTTAGCAAAAATACAATGCCAGATGTGAGGAATGAGGTTTGTCAGGCGCTGGGGTCAATTAAACAGGTAGAGCAAGGCAAATACCTGGGACTGCCCATGATTATTACAAAATCTAAGAGCCAGGTTTTTGGATTCATAAGGAACTCTATAGATAAGAAACTGCAAGGATGGAAAAATAAGCTTCTGAGCCAGGCAGGGAAAGAGATTACGCTCAAAGCTGTGGCAATGGCCATGCCTGCCTACACAATGTCCTGTTTCAGACTAAATTCAAAGCTGTGCAGAGAAATAAGCTCGAAAATGGCAGACTATTGGTGGGGTGATACTGATGGTAAGAAAAAGCTTCACTGGATAAGCTGGAAGAAGATGACAGAGAAAAGAAGCAAGGGAGGGATGGGGTTCAAAGATCTGCAACTGTTTAACAAAGCTCTTCTGGCTAAACAAGTTTGGAAACTGATAACGCAACCAAATTTGTTAGTTAGTAAAGTGTTAAAAGGAAAGTACTACCCCAAGCAATCTATTTTCAAATGCAAGGTGCCTCAGAATGCATCTTGGATCTGGCAGAGTTTAGCAGATATCAGAAAGGATATGCAAGCAGGAATTAGGAGGAAAATTGGCAACGGAAAAGGAACC
Protein-coding regions in this window:
- the LOC140015730 gene encoding wall-associated receptor kinase-like 9, yielding MIATYTLYKVVKKRRNKKRQEKFFKRNGGLLLQHQLSADEGGVEKTMLFSAKELNKASDGFNENRILGQGGQGTVYKGMLTDGRIVAIKKSKKVDENQLGQFINEVVLLSQINHKNVVKLLGCCLETEVPLLVYEFIPNGTLFTLIHNGNNEELPLTWNLRLRIAIELKGLLAIWIQNISSQANLQRKVMFTAGVVLAELLTRQKPISSAATDEDSNLSLATRFLISMEQDSLRNILDPELINQGNEQEITAVAKLAQRCLNLNGKKRPTMKEVAIGLESMKLSSVQSTIPENFQSPSHIEGESVVFSDNKLYMDN
- the LOC140015731 gene encoding uncharacterized protein, encoding MRDNRSFQDFRNFINNNQLIDVGYEGKPWTWSNNWYGIGEVKERLDRGLCNVEWSQCFDEAYCTHIESHASDHSMLVLETQREKKRRKKRFQFDKRWLQKEEIEGVIQKAWSIPCKGTRWFKVKEKIKSCRVELLKWSSCKKGNSFEKIKWCKKQIEDIKASTSDDKRQQVQEMKKQLKVAYNEEEAFWNQKSRISWLKEGDKNTQFFHATVKGRRKRNRLHKLRKACGDWTANEDELGREVAKYYGELFKSTAAGELDEILEGIPITITEQMNKELTKKVDENEIKNAFFSMDPNKAPGSDGMSPLFFQKFWSLIKKDLVNAIQGFFHDGVILKAINHTVISLIPKVECPTEINQYRPISLCQVVYKALAKILVNRLKPYLSRCISKSQSAFVPGRQILDNVILSHELMHFLKNKRHGRMGYMAVKLDMSKAYDRVEWRFLKAIMEKMRFCSTWINWIISCISSVTYSFNINGEHKELITPSRGIRQGDPLSPYLFLLCSEGLSSLLQKAKMGKELTGVKISRGAPVITHLFFADDSLVFCKASKQEAEKLIMILKEYEEATGQLINLEKSSVFFSKNTMPDVRNEVCQALGSIKQVEQGKYLGLPMIITKSKSQVFGFIRNSIDKKLQGWKNKLLSQAGKEITLKAVAMAMPAYTMSCFRLNSKLCREISSKMADYWWGDTDGKKKLHWISWKKMTEKRSKGGMGFKDLQLFNKALLAKQVWKLITQPNLLVSKVLKGKYYPKQSIFKCKVPQNASWIWQSLADIRKDMQAGIRRKIGNGKGTRIWWDNWIPDRPEGRPTSVQPQGCQLEYVSELIRNNRWNRVLVFKTFNPQDAERILSIPISMTGIEDSYWWKHSQNGQYSVQSGYKIWMKETEAERSRMRKEAGTSYEGTNPRIWNSLWQQNVSQKMKVFVWKCLHNGIPVRETIYTRTRQGHPICTGCGEKEETIEHMLFQCNRAMEIWKLAPVQWDGIAHLSGCFTKWWIAIQEAQDSRGVKDQVNLTINILWQIWKAKNDREFNHKEKEPSKVIEKALKEWIEFEKANKGKDSRKSTQETELQQWNDQDQNESHAGLILKIHTSQDKRQAAVGIGISATDNMGRLQAIWALREWLSGDTLQDQVVAVRLALLKAGSQGWRNIRMELDNRKVVDAIKGARLNNQQMTTLIEDIRSICTLFHQCSIFFANSRKLELIGC